The stretch of DNA ATCTTCTCAGTTTTTTTTCGATTCAGTTCGTCATACATATCCTGCGATACCTTTTTCTTCATTGCCGATTTAGTAGCTTTCTTCTTAATCTAACAATACTATCGAGGTATATATGTTAATAAAACAACTGGTTCAGTAAAATGGTTTAACGAAACTAAAGGTTTTGGTTTTATCACTCCAGACAACGGTGGTGCGGATGTATTCGTTCACTTCCGTGCTATCGAAACTGATGGCTTCAAAACTTTGGCTGAAGGCCAAAAAGTAGCATTCAACGTTGAGCAAGGTAACAAAGGCCCACAAGCGGCAAACGTTACTCTAGCTTAATCGCT from Vibrio taketomensis encodes:
- a CDS encoding cold-shock protein; this encodes MYVNKTTGSVKWFNETKGFGFITPDNGGADVFVHFRAIETDGFKTLAEGQKVAFNVEQGNKGPQAANVTLA